The Acropora muricata isolate sample 2 chromosome 5, ASM3666990v1, whole genome shotgun sequence genome includes a window with the following:
- the LOC136916773 gene encoding uncharacterized protein isoform X1, with amino-acid sequence MRQLASLLFVWSLRCCFQENMVESFKCGSGQMTVQWPNGTFKQCLHCAECHPGRGLYPHKCGDTVTFPVIIHCKKCDSGKTFSDTYDTSSCKLCHSCAEHEVVTKKCTLTSDTKCNKTCNSGYFFSKPQQVCQTCSHCCLDGKDEEQLQCIYQGLKEFNRYCSPRPDRTCNPSTPTDLVVSTVSSVSTVSLSSSSKHLNEPTSQQQNVKIALILSSVGLGLLFIFVTLGVIYCQRKRIWRRWKRNSNLRDVGDECVYFDTKGHMLAEGLQQKQNKGFVPTPQGSHTVTPSQTDDELDELPDVESINPKRPRRRPSRTKEIKVVSVRENLLNDEFNNAETSSAVDGKGAEGGHERKRSITGPILRRLSSISNDYEPLPVEDPDQSAEAGVPQRKCSRSNSLLNALRKSSIHAVKEENSNQPLGQSWPPEEVTIKLFPNSSEIPQAGSRVKFHCTVRGCQQDLVFYRWFKDEQELQGEANSTLILDPLKVQDFGSYRCEVSRSNKRDDSSCVESDLVELDVTPAEGKSYRKLAEVFENDLNLKETVANLLQKETNVCRKAYRHIAFYYKMTDIDQLERCKNPGEDVLDSLKATQPDLTVHHFCKVLKGESIRRLDIVNKLVDYLI; translated from the exons ATGAGACAGCTAGCGAGCTTGTTATTTGTCTGGAGTTTACGTTGCTGTTTTCAAGAG AATATGGTTGAGAGTTTTAAGTGTGGATCAGGCCAAATGACAGTCCAATGGCCAAATGGTACCTTTAAACAATGTTTGCATTGTGCAGAGTGTCACCCTGGCCGTGGATTGTACCCACACAAATGTGGTGACACTGTAACATTTCCAGTAATAATTCACTGCAAAAAATGTGACAGTGGAAAGACATTTTCAGATACATATGACACTAGCAGCTGTAAGCTCTGTCACTCATGTGCAGAGCATGAGGTTGTAACAAAAAAATGCACCCTCACCTCAGACACTAAATGCAATAAAACTTGCAACTCTGGCTATTTCTTCAGCAAGCCACAGCAGGTTTGCCAGACGTGTTCTCACTGTTGTTTGGATGGCAAGGATGAGGAGCAGCTACAATGTATCTACCAGGGATTAAAAGAATTTAATCGATATTGCAGTCCCAGACCAGATCGCACATGCAACCCGAGTACTCCAACAGACCTAGTGGTATCTACTGTATCTTCTGTGTCCACTGTGTCCCTAAGCAGCTCATCCAAGCATCTTAATGAGCCAACTTCTCAGcaacaaaatgtaaaaattGCCTTGATATTGTCAAGTGTGGGGTTGGGCTTATTGTTTATATTCGTTACACTTGGAGTAATATATTGTCAACGAAAGAGGATCTGGAGAAGATGGAAAAGAAATTCTAATTTGAGAGATGTGGGGGATGAGTGTGTTTATTTTGATACAAAAGGACACATGTTAG CAGAAGGATTGCAACAAAAGCAGAATAAAGGTTTTGTGCCAACTCCACAAGGGTCTCATACTGTAACACCTTCTCAGACTGATGATGAGCTTGATGAATTGCCAGATGTTGAATCTATAAACCCAAAGCGTCCCAGAAGGAGACCAAGCAGAACTAAAGAGATAAAGG ttgttagTGTAAGAGAGAACCTGCTCAATGATGAGTTTAATAATGCTGAAACTTCTAGTGCAGTTGATGGAAAAG GAGCAGAAGGTGGACATGAGAGAAAACGCTCCATAACTGGTCCAATACTTCGTCGGTTATCCAGCATTTCCAATGATTATGAGCCTTTGCCAGTAGAG GATCCAGACCAGTCTGCGGAAG CAGGTGTACCTCAGAGAAAGTGTTCCAGAAGTAACTCACTTTTGAACGCATTGAGGAAGTCATCTATCCACGCCGTTAAGGAAGAG AATTCAAATCAACCTCTag GCCAGTCTTGGCCCCCAGAAGAGGTAACCATCAAGCTGTTTCCAAACAGTTCAGAAATACCACAAGCTGGTTCAAGAGTGAAATTTCATTGCACAGTGAGAGGATGTCAACAAGACTTAGTGTTTTATCGGTGGTTTAAAGATGAACAAGAGTTACAAGGAGAGGCTAATTCAACCCTTATCCTTGATCCACTCAAAGTGCAGGACTTTGGCTCCTATAGATGTGAAGTGAGCCGAAGTAACAAACGCGATGATTCAAGTTGCGTGGAATCGGATTTGGTAGAGCTCGACGTCACACCTGCTGAAGGAAAAA GCTACAGAAAGCTAGCAGAGGTTTTCGAGAATGATTTAAATTTAAAAGAGACTGTGGCAAATCTACTTCAGAAGGAGACCAATGTATGCAGAAAAGCCTACAGACACATTGCATTCTACTACAAGATGACAGATATTGATCAGCTTGAGCGATGCAAAAATCCAGGAGAAGACGTCCTTGACTCTCTAAAAGCAACCCAACCAGACTTAACTGTTCACCACTTCTGTAAGGTACTCAAGGGCGAGAGTATAAGACGGCTTGATATTGTAAATAAATTGGTAGATTACCTTATCTGA
- the LOC136916773 gene encoding uncharacterized protein isoform X2: MRQLASLLFVWSLRCCFQENMVESFKCGSGQMTVQWPNGTFKQCLHCAECHPGRGLYPHKCGDTVTFPVIIHCKKCDSGKTFSDTYDTSSCKLCHSCAEHEVVTKKCTLTSDTKCNKTCNSGYFFSKPQQVCQTCSHCCLDGKDEEQLQCIYQGLKEFNRYCSPRPDRTCNPSTPTDLVVSTVSSVSTVSLSSSSKHLNEPTSQQQNVKIALILSSVGLGLLFIFVTLGVIYCQRKRIWRRWKRNSNLRDVGDECVYFDTKGHMLEGLQQKQNKGFVPTPQGSHTVTPSQTDDELDELPDVESINPKRPRRRPSRTKEIKVVSVRENLLNDEFNNAETSSAVDGKGAEGGHERKRSITGPILRRLSSISNDYEPLPVEDPDQSAEAGVPQRKCSRSNSLLNALRKSSIHAVKEENSNQPLGQSWPPEEVTIKLFPNSSEIPQAGSRVKFHCTVRGCQQDLVFYRWFKDEQELQGEANSTLILDPLKVQDFGSYRCEVSRSNKRDDSSCVESDLVELDVTPAEGKSYRKLAEVFENDLNLKETVANLLQKETNVCRKAYRHIAFYYKMTDIDQLERCKNPGEDVLDSLKATQPDLTVHHFCKVLKGESIRRLDIVNKLVDYLI; the protein is encoded by the exons ATGAGACAGCTAGCGAGCTTGTTATTTGTCTGGAGTTTACGTTGCTGTTTTCAAGAG AATATGGTTGAGAGTTTTAAGTGTGGATCAGGCCAAATGACAGTCCAATGGCCAAATGGTACCTTTAAACAATGTTTGCATTGTGCAGAGTGTCACCCTGGCCGTGGATTGTACCCACACAAATGTGGTGACACTGTAACATTTCCAGTAATAATTCACTGCAAAAAATGTGACAGTGGAAAGACATTTTCAGATACATATGACACTAGCAGCTGTAAGCTCTGTCACTCATGTGCAGAGCATGAGGTTGTAACAAAAAAATGCACCCTCACCTCAGACACTAAATGCAATAAAACTTGCAACTCTGGCTATTTCTTCAGCAAGCCACAGCAGGTTTGCCAGACGTGTTCTCACTGTTGTTTGGATGGCAAGGATGAGGAGCAGCTACAATGTATCTACCAGGGATTAAAAGAATTTAATCGATATTGCAGTCCCAGACCAGATCGCACATGCAACCCGAGTACTCCAACAGACCTAGTGGTATCTACTGTATCTTCTGTGTCCACTGTGTCCCTAAGCAGCTCATCCAAGCATCTTAATGAGCCAACTTCTCAGcaacaaaatgtaaaaattGCCTTGATATTGTCAAGTGTGGGGTTGGGCTTATTGTTTATATTCGTTACACTTGGAGTAATATATTGTCAACGAAAGAGGATCTGGAGAAGATGGAAAAGAAATTCTAATTTGAGAGATGTGGGGGATGAGTGTGTTTATTTTGATACAAAAGGACACATGTTAG AAGGATTGCAACAAAAGCAGAATAAAGGTTTTGTGCCAACTCCACAAGGGTCTCATACTGTAACACCTTCTCAGACTGATGATGAGCTTGATGAATTGCCAGATGTTGAATCTATAAACCCAAAGCGTCCCAGAAGGAGACCAAGCAGAACTAAAGAGATAAAGG ttgttagTGTAAGAGAGAACCTGCTCAATGATGAGTTTAATAATGCTGAAACTTCTAGTGCAGTTGATGGAAAAG GAGCAGAAGGTGGACATGAGAGAAAACGCTCCATAACTGGTCCAATACTTCGTCGGTTATCCAGCATTTCCAATGATTATGAGCCTTTGCCAGTAGAG GATCCAGACCAGTCTGCGGAAG CAGGTGTACCTCAGAGAAAGTGTTCCAGAAGTAACTCACTTTTGAACGCATTGAGGAAGTCATCTATCCACGCCGTTAAGGAAGAG AATTCAAATCAACCTCTag GCCAGTCTTGGCCCCCAGAAGAGGTAACCATCAAGCTGTTTCCAAACAGTTCAGAAATACCACAAGCTGGTTCAAGAGTGAAATTTCATTGCACAGTGAGAGGATGTCAACAAGACTTAGTGTTTTATCGGTGGTTTAAAGATGAACAAGAGTTACAAGGAGAGGCTAATTCAACCCTTATCCTTGATCCACTCAAAGTGCAGGACTTTGGCTCCTATAGATGTGAAGTGAGCCGAAGTAACAAACGCGATGATTCAAGTTGCGTGGAATCGGATTTGGTAGAGCTCGACGTCACACCTGCTGAAGGAAAAA GCTACAGAAAGCTAGCAGAGGTTTTCGAGAATGATTTAAATTTAAAAGAGACTGTGGCAAATCTACTTCAGAAGGAGACCAATGTATGCAGAAAAGCCTACAGACACATTGCATTCTACTACAAGATGACAGATATTGATCAGCTTGAGCGATGCAAAAATCCAGGAGAAGACGTCCTTGACTCTCTAAAAGCAACCCAACCAGACTTAACTGTTCACCACTTCTGTAAGGTACTCAAGGGCGAGAGTATAAGACGGCTTGATATTGTAAATAAATTGGTAGATTACCTTATCTGA
- the LOC136916773 gene encoding uncharacterized protein isoform X3, translating into MRQLASLLFVWSLRCCFQENMVESFKCGSGQMTVQWPNGTFKQCLHCAECHPGRGLYPHKCGDTVTFPVIIHCKKCDSGKTFSDTYDTSSCKLCHSCAEHEVVTKKCTLTSDTKCNKTCNSGYFFSKPQQVCQTCSHCCLDGKDEEQLQCIYQGLKEFNRYCSPRPDRTCNPSTPTDLVVSTVSSVSTVSLSSSSKHLNEPTSQQQNVKIALILSSVGLGLLFIFVTLGVIYCQRKRIWRRWKRNSNLRDVGDECVYFDTKGHMLAEGLQQKQNKGFVPTPQGSHTVTPSQTDDELDELPDVESINPKRPRRRPSRTKEIKVVSVRENLLNDEFNNAETSSAVDGKGAEGGHERKRSITGPILRRLSSISNDYEPLPVEDPDQSAEGVPQRKCSRSNSLLNALRKSSIHAVKEENSNQPLGQSWPPEEVTIKLFPNSSEIPQAGSRVKFHCTVRGCQQDLVFYRWFKDEQELQGEANSTLILDPLKVQDFGSYRCEVSRSNKRDDSSCVESDLVELDVTPAEGKSYRKLAEVFENDLNLKETVANLLQKETNVCRKAYRHIAFYYKMTDIDQLERCKNPGEDVLDSLKATQPDLTVHHFCKVLKGESIRRLDIVNKLVDYLI; encoded by the exons ATGAGACAGCTAGCGAGCTTGTTATTTGTCTGGAGTTTACGTTGCTGTTTTCAAGAG AATATGGTTGAGAGTTTTAAGTGTGGATCAGGCCAAATGACAGTCCAATGGCCAAATGGTACCTTTAAACAATGTTTGCATTGTGCAGAGTGTCACCCTGGCCGTGGATTGTACCCACACAAATGTGGTGACACTGTAACATTTCCAGTAATAATTCACTGCAAAAAATGTGACAGTGGAAAGACATTTTCAGATACATATGACACTAGCAGCTGTAAGCTCTGTCACTCATGTGCAGAGCATGAGGTTGTAACAAAAAAATGCACCCTCACCTCAGACACTAAATGCAATAAAACTTGCAACTCTGGCTATTTCTTCAGCAAGCCACAGCAGGTTTGCCAGACGTGTTCTCACTGTTGTTTGGATGGCAAGGATGAGGAGCAGCTACAATGTATCTACCAGGGATTAAAAGAATTTAATCGATATTGCAGTCCCAGACCAGATCGCACATGCAACCCGAGTACTCCAACAGACCTAGTGGTATCTACTGTATCTTCTGTGTCCACTGTGTCCCTAAGCAGCTCATCCAAGCATCTTAATGAGCCAACTTCTCAGcaacaaaatgtaaaaattGCCTTGATATTGTCAAGTGTGGGGTTGGGCTTATTGTTTATATTCGTTACACTTGGAGTAATATATTGTCAACGAAAGAGGATCTGGAGAAGATGGAAAAGAAATTCTAATTTGAGAGATGTGGGGGATGAGTGTGTTTATTTTGATACAAAAGGACACATGTTAG CAGAAGGATTGCAACAAAAGCAGAATAAAGGTTTTGTGCCAACTCCACAAGGGTCTCATACTGTAACACCTTCTCAGACTGATGATGAGCTTGATGAATTGCCAGATGTTGAATCTATAAACCCAAAGCGTCCCAGAAGGAGACCAAGCAGAACTAAAGAGATAAAGG ttgttagTGTAAGAGAGAACCTGCTCAATGATGAGTTTAATAATGCTGAAACTTCTAGTGCAGTTGATGGAAAAG GAGCAGAAGGTGGACATGAGAGAAAACGCTCCATAACTGGTCCAATACTTCGTCGGTTATCCAGCATTTCCAATGATTATGAGCCTTTGCCAGTAGAG GATCCAGACCAGTCTGCGGAAG GTGTACCTCAGAGAAAGTGTTCCAGAAGTAACTCACTTTTGAACGCATTGAGGAAGTCATCTATCCACGCCGTTAAGGAAGAG AATTCAAATCAACCTCTag GCCAGTCTTGGCCCCCAGAAGAGGTAACCATCAAGCTGTTTCCAAACAGTTCAGAAATACCACAAGCTGGTTCAAGAGTGAAATTTCATTGCACAGTGAGAGGATGTCAACAAGACTTAGTGTTTTATCGGTGGTTTAAAGATGAACAAGAGTTACAAGGAGAGGCTAATTCAACCCTTATCCTTGATCCACTCAAAGTGCAGGACTTTGGCTCCTATAGATGTGAAGTGAGCCGAAGTAACAAACGCGATGATTCAAGTTGCGTGGAATCGGATTTGGTAGAGCTCGACGTCACACCTGCTGAAGGAAAAA GCTACAGAAAGCTAGCAGAGGTTTTCGAGAATGATTTAAATTTAAAAGAGACTGTGGCAAATCTACTTCAGAAGGAGACCAATGTATGCAGAAAAGCCTACAGACACATTGCATTCTACTACAAGATGACAGATATTGATCAGCTTGAGCGATGCAAAAATCCAGGAGAAGACGTCCTTGACTCTCTAAAAGCAACCCAACCAGACTTAACTGTTCACCACTTCTGTAAGGTACTCAAGGGCGAGAGTATAAGACGGCTTGATATTGTAAATAAATTGGTAGATTACCTTATCTGA
- the LOC136916682 gene encoding uncharacterized protein isoform X1 produces MRQRASLLIVWSLLCCCFQENLVESYTPTCVSNQMTVQWLNGTFKECLHCAECQPGRGLYPHKCGETVTFPVIIECKKCESGKTFSDTYDSSSCRFCQSCAEHEEVTKECTPSSDTKCNGTCNSDYFFSKPQHVCKRCSYCCLDGKDEEQQQCINKGLKAANRYCSPRPDRTCTPTGTATSTESKSSTKHTPTGSVTPTGSGTPTLSSVTPTGSVVYTVPLSSSPKHPNEPASQQQNWKLSLILSSVGLGSLFLCIILGAIYCLRKKIWRRRNRDCNLRNTSNVREESVWIEKKGNKLIGLPQLQNPGFVQTPQGSHTGTPCQTDDELDELPDVESVDPKHSGWKPGRTTGRSGRTEEIKADVSLRENQAELDDKEVKNAQTSGTVGGKEAQGGHERKHSKSGQILRRLSSISNDYQPLPVEDPDQPAEVSAGGPQRKRSRGNPLLNAFRKASVHAFTEENTDQPSGQSSKGVTIQLVTNGPKIPQAGSRVEFICTGRESQQVFYQWYKDGQELQGQENSSLILDPLKVQGFGFYKCEVRSDKRYDSSCVESNVVDLDVTPDEGKSYRELSEVFESDFNLRETVAKLLEKETTACRQAYKHVASHFNMKDVGYLERRDNPGEDVLVYLETTHPNLTVYRFCKVLKDKNIRRLDIVNKLVGYLIQIDSHDTKA; encoded by the exons ATGAGACAACGAGCGAGCTTGTTAATTGTCTGGAGTTTATTATGTTGCTGTTTTCAAGAG aaTTTGGTTGAGAGTTACACCCCCACGTGTGTATCAAACCAAATGACAGTCCAGTGGCTAAATGGTACTTTTAAAGAATGTTTGCATTGTGCGGAGTGTCAACCAGGCCGTGGATTGTACCCACACAAATGTGGTGAAACTGTAACATTTCCAGTGATAATTGAGTGCAAAAAATGTGAGAGTGGAAAGACATTTTCAGATACATATGACAGTAGCAGTTGTAGGTTCTGTCAGTCGTGTGCTGAGCATGAAGAAGTAACAAAAGAATGCACCCCCAGCTCAGACACTAAATGCAATGGGACTTGCAACTCTGACTATTTCTTCAGCAAGCCTCAGCATGTTTGCAAAAGGTGTTCTTACTGTTGCTTGGATGGCAAGGATGAGGAACAACAACAATGCATCAACAAGGGATTAAAAGCTGCTAATCGATATTGCAGTCCAAGACCAGACCGTACATGTACTCCAACAGGTACAGCGACATCTACTGAGTCAAAGAGTTCAACTAAGCATACTCCAACAGGCTCAGTTACTCCAACAGGCTCAGGTACTCCAACACTTAGCTCAGTTACTCCAACAGGCTCAGTTGTATATACTGTGCCCCTAAGCAGCTCACCCAAGCATCCTAATGAACCAGCATCTCAACAACAAAATTGGaaactttctttaatattgTCATCTGTGGGATTGGGCTCATTGTTTTTATGCATTATACTTGGAGCAATATATTGCTTGCGAAAGAAGATCTGGAGGAGAAGGAATAGAGATTGTAATTTGAGAAATACATCAAATGTGAGGGAAGAGAGTGTTTggattgaaaaaaaaggaaacaagttAATAG GATTGCCACAACTACAGAATCCAGGTTTTGTGCAAACTCCACAAGGATCACATACAGGAACACCTTGTCAGACTGATGATGAACTTGATGAGTTGCCGGATGTTGAATCTGTAGACCCAAAGCATTCTGGGTGGAAACCAGGCAGAACCACGGGGAGATCAGGCAGAACTGAAGAGATAAAGG CAGATGTTAGCTTAAGAGAGAACCAAGCTGAGCTCGATGACAAAGAGGTGAAAAATGCTCAAACTTCTGGCACTGTTGGTGGAAAAG AAGCACAGGGCGGACATGAGAGAAAACATTCAAAAAGTGGCCAAATACTTCGCCGGTTATCCAGCATTTCCAATGATTATCAGCCTTTGCCAGTAGAG GATCCAGACCAGCCTGCAGAAG tttcagCTGGTGGACCTCAGAGAAAGAGGTCCAGGGGTAACCCACTTTTGAACGCATTCAGGAAAGCATCCGTCCACGCCTTTACGGAAGAG AATACAGATCAACCATCAG GCCAGTCCTCAAAAGGCGTAACCATCCAGCTGGTTACAAACGGTCCAAAAATACCACAGGCTGGTTCGAGAGTGGAGTTTATATGCACAGGGAGAGAAAGTCAACAAGTGTTTTATCAGTGGTATAAAGATGGGCAAGAGTTACAAGGACAGGAAAATTCTTCCCTTATCCTTGATCCACTCAAAGTGCAGGGCTTTGGCTTTTACAAATGTGAAGTGAGAAGTGATAAACGCTATGATTCAAGTTGCGTTGAATCGAATGTGGTAGATCTCGACGTCACACCTGATGAAGGAAAAA gCTACAGAGAGCTATCAGAGGTTTTTGAGAGTGATTTTAATTTAAGAGAGACTGTGGCAAAGCTACTTGAGAAGGAGACCACTGCATGCAGACAAGCATACAAACACGTTGCTTCCCACTTCAATATGAAAGATGTTGGTTACCTTGAGCGAAGAGACAATCCAGGAGAAGACGTTCTTGTCTATCTTGAAACAACCCATCCAAACTTAACTGTTTACCGCTTCTGTAAGGTACTCAAGGACAAAAATATAAGACGGCTTGATATTGTAAATAAATTGGTAGGTTATCTTATCCAGATAGATAGTCACGATACAAAGGCTTAG
- the LOC136916682 gene encoding uncharacterized protein isoform X2, which produces MRQRASLLIVWSLLCCCFQENLVESYTPTCVSNQMTVQWLNGTFKECLHCAECQPGRGLYPHKCGETVTFPVIIECKKCESGKTFSDTYDSSSCRFCQSCAEHEEVTKECTPSSDTKCNGTCNSDYFFSKPQHVCKRCSYCCLDGKDEEQQQCINKGLKAANRYCSPRPDRTCTPTGTATSTESKSSTKHTPTGSVTPTGSGTPTLSSVTPTGSVVYTVPLSSSPKHPNEPASQQQNWKLSLILSSVGLGSLFLCIILGAIYCLRKKIWRRRNRDCNLRNTSNVREESVWIEKKGNKLIGLPQLQNPGFVQTPQGSHTGTPCQTDDELDELPDVESVDPKHSGWKPGRTTGRSGRTEEIKDVSLRENQAELDDKEVKNAQTSGTVGGKEAQGGHERKHSKSGQILRRLSSISNDYQPLPVEDPDQPAEVSAGGPQRKRSRGNPLLNAFRKASVHAFTEENTDQPSGQSSKGVTIQLVTNGPKIPQAGSRVEFICTGRESQQVFYQWYKDGQELQGQENSSLILDPLKVQGFGFYKCEVRSDKRYDSSCVESNVVDLDVTPDEGKSYRELSEVFESDFNLRETVAKLLEKETTACRQAYKHVASHFNMKDVGYLERRDNPGEDVLVYLETTHPNLTVYRFCKVLKDKNIRRLDIVNKLVGYLIQIDSHDTKA; this is translated from the exons ATGAGACAACGAGCGAGCTTGTTAATTGTCTGGAGTTTATTATGTTGCTGTTTTCAAGAG aaTTTGGTTGAGAGTTACACCCCCACGTGTGTATCAAACCAAATGACAGTCCAGTGGCTAAATGGTACTTTTAAAGAATGTTTGCATTGTGCGGAGTGTCAACCAGGCCGTGGATTGTACCCACACAAATGTGGTGAAACTGTAACATTTCCAGTGATAATTGAGTGCAAAAAATGTGAGAGTGGAAAGACATTTTCAGATACATATGACAGTAGCAGTTGTAGGTTCTGTCAGTCGTGTGCTGAGCATGAAGAAGTAACAAAAGAATGCACCCCCAGCTCAGACACTAAATGCAATGGGACTTGCAACTCTGACTATTTCTTCAGCAAGCCTCAGCATGTTTGCAAAAGGTGTTCTTACTGTTGCTTGGATGGCAAGGATGAGGAACAACAACAATGCATCAACAAGGGATTAAAAGCTGCTAATCGATATTGCAGTCCAAGACCAGACCGTACATGTACTCCAACAGGTACAGCGACATCTACTGAGTCAAAGAGTTCAACTAAGCATACTCCAACAGGCTCAGTTACTCCAACAGGCTCAGGTACTCCAACACTTAGCTCAGTTACTCCAACAGGCTCAGTTGTATATACTGTGCCCCTAAGCAGCTCACCCAAGCATCCTAATGAACCAGCATCTCAACAACAAAATTGGaaactttctttaatattgTCATCTGTGGGATTGGGCTCATTGTTTTTATGCATTATACTTGGAGCAATATATTGCTTGCGAAAGAAGATCTGGAGGAGAAGGAATAGAGATTGTAATTTGAGAAATACATCAAATGTGAGGGAAGAGAGTGTTTggattgaaaaaaaaggaaacaagttAATAG GATTGCCACAACTACAGAATCCAGGTTTTGTGCAAACTCCACAAGGATCACATACAGGAACACCTTGTCAGACTGATGATGAACTTGATGAGTTGCCGGATGTTGAATCTGTAGACCCAAAGCATTCTGGGTGGAAACCAGGCAGAACCACGGGGAGATCAGGCAGAACTGAAGAGATAAAGG ATGTTAGCTTAAGAGAGAACCAAGCTGAGCTCGATGACAAAGAGGTGAAAAATGCTCAAACTTCTGGCACTGTTGGTGGAAAAG AAGCACAGGGCGGACATGAGAGAAAACATTCAAAAAGTGGCCAAATACTTCGCCGGTTATCCAGCATTTCCAATGATTATCAGCCTTTGCCAGTAGAG GATCCAGACCAGCCTGCAGAAG tttcagCTGGTGGACCTCAGAGAAAGAGGTCCAGGGGTAACCCACTTTTGAACGCATTCAGGAAAGCATCCGTCCACGCCTTTACGGAAGAG AATACAGATCAACCATCAG GCCAGTCCTCAAAAGGCGTAACCATCCAGCTGGTTACAAACGGTCCAAAAATACCACAGGCTGGTTCGAGAGTGGAGTTTATATGCACAGGGAGAGAAAGTCAACAAGTGTTTTATCAGTGGTATAAAGATGGGCAAGAGTTACAAGGACAGGAAAATTCTTCCCTTATCCTTGATCCACTCAAAGTGCAGGGCTTTGGCTTTTACAAATGTGAAGTGAGAAGTGATAAACGCTATGATTCAAGTTGCGTTGAATCGAATGTGGTAGATCTCGACGTCACACCTGATGAAGGAAAAA gCTACAGAGAGCTATCAGAGGTTTTTGAGAGTGATTTTAATTTAAGAGAGACTGTGGCAAAGCTACTTGAGAAGGAGACCACTGCATGCAGACAAGCATACAAACACGTTGCTTCCCACTTCAATATGAAAGATGTTGGTTACCTTGAGCGAAGAGACAATCCAGGAGAAGACGTTCTTGTCTATCTTGAAACAACCCATCCAAACTTAACTGTTTACCGCTTCTGTAAGGTACTCAAGGACAAAAATATAAGACGGCTTGATATTGTAAATAAATTGGTAGGTTATCTTATCCAGATAGATAGTCACGATACAAAGGCTTAG